Genomic window (Kangiella profundi):
AAAGCGATTAAACAATTTAAACCGGATGTAGTACTGGGAATGGGTGGCTTTGCAAGTGGGCCTGGAGGCATTGCCGCGAAACTGTGCGGAGTTCCATTAGTCATTCATGAGCAAAATGCCATTGCCGGAATGACTAATACTCAATTAAGCAGATTCAGTCGTTGGACATTACAGGCCTACCCGGGCGCATTCCCGGAAAGTGAAAAAGTAAAGACAGTTGGTAACCCTGTTAGACAGGATATCGGTAGTGATAAGGACCCATCAGAAAGAATCGAAATGGATAACCGAAGTGTTCATATTCTAGTGGTGGGTGGAAGCCGAGGTGCAGCCGTTTTTAATGAAGAATTACCAGAAACATTTAGCTTGGTGAATAGCGGGCTGGAAGTTCATGTAAAGCATCAATGCGGGAAAGGTAATTATGAATCAGTTACCGCAAGATACGATGCAACCGCAACAGATAAAGTTAAGTTTGAAGTCTGTGAGTTTATCGATGATATGGCGCAAGCTTACCGATGGGCAGACCTTGTCGTGTGTCGCGCAGGTGCATTGACAGTAGCTGAAATTGCAATGGCTGGATGCGTAGCGATATTTGTACCTTACCCGCATGCAGTAGATGACCATCAAACCTATAACGCACGATATCTTGCCGATCAGGGTGCTGCATTAATCATTCAGCAACATGATTTGAGTAAGGAAAGGTTAGCACAGGAAATTACTGCGTTGGCTAATGACAAAGAACATTTAATTGATATGGCAAGAAAATCACAGGCGCTGGCAAGACCCGAAGCAACTCGTACAGTTGCTGAGTATTGTAAGCAGGCGGCTGAAGAAAAAGCAGAATTGAAAGCGAGAAATAGAACATGAATTCTAACAGTACATTAATGCAACAGATTCCAGAGATGCGTCGGATTCGTCGTATCCACTTTATCGGTATCGGTGGTGCCGGGATGAGCGGTATTGCAGAAGTATTGTTGAATTTAGGTTACCAGGTTTCTGGGTCCGATTTGCGT
Coding sequences:
- the murG gene encoding undecaprenyldiphospho-muramoylpentapeptide beta-N-acetylglucosaminyltransferase translates to MTKRILLMAGGTGGHIFPALAVGKELQQEGWSLHWLGSQGGMEQDLVPKHDIPMSLLPVKGIRNKGLLSLIKAPFQLMKSVWLARKAIKQFKPDVVLGMGGFASGPGGIAAKLCGVPLVIHEQNAIAGMTNTQLSRFSRWTLQAYPGAFPESEKVKTVGNPVRQDIGSDKDPSERIEMDNRSVHILVVGGSRGAAVFNEELPETFSLVNSGLEVHVKHQCGKGNYESVTARYDATATDKVKFEVCEFIDDMAQAYRWADLVVCRAGALTVAEIAMAGCVAIFVPYPHAVDDHQTYNARYLADQGAALIIQQHDLSKERLAQEITALANDKEHLIDMARKSQALARPEATRTVAEYCKQAAEEKAELKARNRT